CCAACGAGGCTCTGACGAGACGCCCCTCCGCCGAGCGGTTGGTGGCCAGCACGAACGAAGCCGCTGCCGCCGCGGCATCCACCCAGTCCGGCACGCCCAGCGCCGCCCCTGCCCGCGCGAGGGCACCGATCGCGAGGCCGTTCCACCCCGTGATGACCTTCCCATCGATCGCTGGCGGCTCCAGAGATGTGCGATCCGCGGCGAGGTAATATCCGCCCTCGTTGCGCTGCCCGTCGATCCATGACTCCGAATCCTGTGCAGCGCCGAAGGCGCCGCCTTCGCGCCGCAGCACGCCGAGCAGGAACCCGGCGATCCCTCGCGCCGTCGCCTCACCGCCGGACGCAACGGCCACGTCGAGCAGCTGCGCGTTGTCCGTCAGCATCCGCTCGTAGTGCGGCACGGTCCAATCGCGCTGCGTCGCGTAGCGGAAGAAACCGCCGTCGACCGTATCGCGAAGATCGGATGCCGACATCGCGGCGAGCGCGCGCCCGGCGGCAGCCGCGGCCTCCGGAGCGTCCCTGCGCACGAGCGGCGCCTGCAGGAACCGCAGGGTGGTCGCCACAGGGAATTTCGGAGCGCCCCCGAAGCCGCCATGCACTTCATCTTCTCTTGCCGCGATGCTCGCCGCAGCCGCAGCGAGTGCTGCCGCCGACGGCAGTGGAGAAGGTACGACTGCCGCAGCACTCGCCAGAGCCTCGGCCACCGCATCCGCAGATTCGATCGCCTGCTCACGGCGAAGCGTCCATGCCTCCCTCACCGCCGCGAGCACATCCGTGAATCCGGGCAGGCCACCCCTCGCGGAAGGCGGCCAGTACGTGCCGGCGTAGAACGTGCGCCCCTGCGGAGTGGCGAACGCCGTCAGGGGCCAGCCGAGATTCTGCGTGAATGCTGACGCCGCAGCCATGTACGCCCCGTCGACGTCGGGATGCTCTTCCCGATCGACCTTGATCGCGACGAAGCCGTCGTTGATCAGGGCCGCAGTCTCCGGGTCGGAGAAGGATTCGCGCGCCATCACGTGACACCAGTGGCACGTCGAGTAGCCGATCGAGATCAGCAGCGGCACATCCCGTCGCTGCGCCTCGGCGAACGCATCCGCACCCCAGGGGAACCAGTCGACAGGGTTGTCGGCGTGCGATCGCAGATATGGGCTCAGCGTGTTCGCGAGACGATTCGTCATGCGCCCCACGCTACGCCCGTGCCGGACTCGCAGGACCGGCGCGTCGATCAGCCGACGAGCGCCTCCGCGGTCCGCGACGCGGCGTACCCGACCAGCGGCAGAGCACGTTCCGCAGCGAGCGAGATGCGCGCCTGCAGGATCTCGGAGTTGATCACATACCCGTCGAAGTCGGTGTCGCTGGCGTAGACGCCGAGCGGAAGCGTGAGCGCCTGGAAGAACGCGAACAGCGGGCGCAGCTGATGCTCGATGATGAGCGCGTGGCGCTCTCCCCCGCCGGTCGCCGCGAGCAGAACGGGCTTGCCGACGAGCGCGTACTGGCCGACGAAGTCGAACAGATGCTTGAAGAGGCCGGTGAACGAGGCGCGGTAGACCGGGGAGCCGACGATGAGCAGGTCGGCCTGCTCGATCGCGACCAACTGCGCTTCGACGCTGGCCGGCAGGTGATCGCGCCGCAGAGCCCCGGCGAGCGCCGGGCCCACCGCGGTGAGTTCGATCATCTGGACCTCGACCTCCGCCCGCTCGGCGACGGCTGCGGCGATGGCTCGCAGAAGCGCGGTCGTCTTGCTGGGCTCGTGGAGCGAGCCGGAGACGGCGACGATGCGATAAGGAGCGGTCATGCCATAGAACGTACTCATGACGACGCCCCGTGGCGCAGGAAGCGACACGGGGCGTCATCTAATGCAACAGCGCGTCTCAGTCGAACTCGTTCGGGTGCGTGCCGACGCGGCCCGATCCGTCGAGCGGGTCGAGGCCGTCGATGGCCGCGATCTCGGCGTCGGTCAGCGTGAAGTCGAACACGTCGAGGTTCTCGCGCAGGCGCTCGGCACGCACCGACTTCGGGAACACGATGGTGCCCTTCTGCAGGTGCCAGCCCAGCACCACCTGCGCAGGTGTCTTGCCATGAGCGGCTGCCGCGTCGGCGACGGCCGGCGTACCGAACAGGTCGTACTTGCCCTGCCCGAGCGGACCCCAGGATTCGATGCGGATGCCGTGGTCAGCAGCCCATGCCACGGTCTCGCGCTGCTGGTACGCCGGGTGCAGTTCGATCTGGTCGACGGCCGGGGTCACACCGGTCTCGTTCACGACGCGCTCGAGGTGCTCGGCGAGGAAGTTCGAGACGCCGATGCTGCGCGTGAGTCCCGCATCCCGCAGCTCGATGAGCTTGGCGAACGCATGTACGTAGTTGTCCTTGCCGGGCGTCGGCCAGTGCACGAGGTACAGGTCGACATGCTCGAGGCCGAGCTTCTCGAGGCTCTCTGCGATCGCGGCGTTCGGCTCGTCGCCGTCGTGCCGGTCGTTCCAGAGCTTGGTTGTGATGAAGAGCTCGTCACGGGCGATCCCGCTCTTCGCGATCGCTGCGCCCACGCCTTCCTCGTTGCCGTAGATCGCCGCGGTGTCGATGTGCCGGTAGCCGATCTCGAGCGCCTCGCTGACAGTGCGTTCGGTGTCTGCCGGTGGCACCTTGAAGACGCCATAGCCGAGCTGAGGAATGGAGTTGCCATCGTTGAGGGTCACAGTGGGGATCGTCATGCGCCTAGCCTACGACCTGTGATGACAGGTCGCCTCTCGGCGCCTCACCGTCATACGATGGAGGGCTATGTCTTCTGCCGATCTCGTCATCACCTATCCCCCGGAGCTGCCCGTCAGCGCGGCCAGGGATGAGATCGCCGACGCCATCCGCGACAACCAGGTGGTCGTGGTCGCCGGCGCGACCGGATCAGGCAAGACCACCCAGCTTCCGAAGATCTGCCTCGAACTCGGCCGCACGAACATCGCGCACACCCAGCCGAGGCGGCTCGCCGCGCGCACGATCGCCGAGCGCGTCGCCGAGGAGCTGCAGGTCGAGCTCGGCGGCGTCGTCGGCTACAAGGTGCGCTTCACCGACAAGGTGTCGGATGCGACCAAGGTCGCCCTGATGACCGACGGCATCCTGCTCAACGAGATCCACCGCGACCGGTTGTTGCGCCGCTACGACACGATCATCATCGACGAGGCGCACGAACGCTCCCTCAACGTCGACTTCCTGCTCGGCTACCTCACGCGCATCCTTCCCGAGCGGCCCGACCTCAAGGTCATCATCACCTCGGCGACGATCGACCCGGCGAGCTTCGCGAAGCACTTCGCCACCCCTGGCGGCGAGCCGGCGCCGGTCATCGAGGTGTCAGGGCGCACCTACCCGGTCGAGATCCGGTACCGCGCACCCTCCGAGGACGAGAGCGAAGACGAGGTCTCAGCGATCGTCATCGCGCTGCGCGAACTCGATCGCGAGGCGCCGGGCGATGTCCTCGTGTTCCTCCCGGGAGAGGCCGAGATCCGGGATGCCGCGGATGCCGTGCGAGCGGCCTATGCGTCCAGCAAGGCACCGGTCGAAGTGCTTCCGTTGTACGGCAGACTGTCGGCCGCAGAGCAGCATCGTGTGTTCGAGCCGAGCCGCGTTACAGGGGTGCGACGCCGCGTCATCCTCGCCACCAACGTCGCCGAGACGAGCCTCACCGTCCCCGGCATCAAGTACGTCGTCGACACCGGCACCGCGCGCATCTCGCGCTACAGCAATCGCTCGAAGGTGCAGCGGCTGCCGATCGAGCCGATCTCGCAGGCATCAGCGAACCAGCGCTCCGGCCGTGCCGGCCGCACCAGCGACGGCATCGCGATCCGCCTCTACGGCGAAGACGACTTCGACAAGCGCGCGGAGTTCACCGAGCCCGAGGTGCTGCGCACGTCACTCGCCTCGGTAGTGCTGCAGATGCTGTCGCTCGGGTTCGGTGACATCTCGGCGTTCCCGTTCCTCACCCCGCCGGATTCCCGCGGCATCAAGGCGGCGTTCGACCTCCTCACCGAGCTGGGAGCGGTCGATCTGGGTCGCGACACCCCGCGACTCACCCGGGTGGGGCGCGATATCGCCCGGATGCCGATCGATCCGCGCTTCGCACGCATGCTGTTGGAGGCGCAGAAGAGCGGCGTCACAGACCCGGTGCTCGCGATCGTCGCCGGCCTCACCATCCAGGACGTCCGCGAGCGTCCTTCTCAGGAGGCGCCCCAGGCCGTGCGGGATGCCGCGGATCGGATGCACGCGCGCTTCACCGACCCGACGAGCGACTTCCTGGCGACCCTGAACCTGTGGAACCATCTTCGCGAGCAGCAGCGGAAGCTGGGCTCGAGCGCGTTCCGACGCCTCTGCCGCTCCGAGCATCTGAATTACGTGCGTGTGCGGGAGTGGTTCGACGTGCACCGCCAGTTGCGCTCACTGGTCAAGGCCGCACCGGCTTCGAAGAACGAGGGCGCGGCAGATCCCGACGCCATTCACCGCGCCCTGTTGTCCGGTCTGCTCTCCCAGATCGGCATCCTCGATGAACGCAACACCAAGACTCCGCCGAAGGGGCAGACGAAGAGCCAGAAGGATCCGAAACGCCGGATCGCCGAGTACCGAGGAGCACGCGGCATCCGCTTCTCGATCTTCCCCGGCTCCGGACTGCGCAAGCAGAGCCCGCAGGCCGTCATGGCCGCCGAGATCGTCGAGACCTCCCGCACCTTCGCGCGCACTGTCGCGGCGATCGACCCTGCCTGGGCGGAGTCGCTCGCCGGTGACCTCGCCAAGCGATCGGTGTCGGAACCGCACTGGTCGAAGGATGCCGGCGCCGCTGTCGCCTTCGAGAAGGTCACGCTGTTCGGGGTCGAGATCATCCCGCGCCGGCGCATCCAGTTCGCGCGAATCGATCGCGCTGCCTCCCGTGAACTCTTCGTGCGGCATGCACTCGTCGAGGGCGAGTGGGATCCGACCAGGCTCGACAAACGCGTCAGCGCGTTCTGGCGCAGCAACGGCGAACTCCGCAAGCGCCTCGAGAAGCTCGAGGAACGCGAACGCAGACGCGACATCCTCGCCGGCGACGAGGAGGTGTTCCGCTTCTACGACGAGCGGATCCCCGCCGAGGTGTTCGACGTGCGCTCTTTCGAGAGCTGGTGGCGCGAGACGCTGCAGAAGACGCCGAAGCTGCTCGTCATGCGCGAGCGCGACCTGATCGAAGACGAGGAGCGCGCGGACCAGAACGACTTCCCCACGCGCTGGACGCAGGGCGACCAGGTGCTCGGTCTCGCCTACCGGTTCGAGCCGGGAGCTGACGATGACGGCGTCAGCGTTGTCGTGCCTCTCGCTCTCCTCGCGCAGATCGAGAACCGCGGGTTCGACTGGCAGGTGCCCGGACTCCGCGCAGACCTCGTCACCGCGCTGCTGCGTGCACTGCCGAAGACCATTCGCCGGCACGTCGTGCCCGCCGCGGACTGGGCCGACAAGTTCGGTGAAACGCTCGCCCCTGAAGGGCCGGAGAACCACGGAGGGCTCCCCCAGCGCTCGCTGAAGGAAGCCCTGGCCAGGATGATCCAGCCGCTGGCGAATCAGCCGGTGTCGGCCGCCGACTTCGACGACGAGCGCGTTCCGGGACACCTGCGCATGAACTTCCGCGCGGTCGACGAGCGAGGCCGCGTCGCCGGATCCGCACGGGACCTCGGCGACCTGCAGCGCTCGCTCTCGGATCGCGCGAGAGCCAGCGTCGCGCGATCGATCTCACGTCCGGAACGAACCGGCGCGCGGCCGGGCACGGGTGCCGTCGCCGCGGCGTCCGCTGCCCCACAGGCACAGGCCAGGGGCGCGATCGAGCAGAACGGCCTCACCGGCTGGACGTTCGGCGACCTGCCGGAGGTGCTCGACACCAAAGTCGCCGGCGGCGTCGTGCGCGGATACCCGGCGATCATCGATCAGGGCAAGACGGTCTCGGTGCGCGTAGAGGCGACGGCGGATGCGGCGACAGCAGCCACTCGGGACGGCGTGCTGCGGCTCGTGCTGTTGAACGTGCCGTCTCCTGCGTCGTACGTGCAGCAGCACCTGACCGCGCAGGAGAAGCTCGCGCTGGCCGCGTCACCGTATTCGTCGGCCGCAGCGCTGATCGAAGACGCCAGGGCCGCCGTCGTGCGCGCGGCGCTGCCTGTGGACCCGATCCGCACCGAGGCCGAGTTCGTCCGAGCACGTGATGCCGTGAACAACACCCTCGTGGACCAGTTGTTCGCGACGGTCTCACTCGTCGCGCGCGTTCTCACGAAGTCCCGTGACGTAGAACGTGGCATCAAGACGGAGAACTCGCTCGCGCTGCTCGGTCCGTTGAACGACATCCGTTCGCAGCTCAGCGGGCTGCTGCATCCGGGGTTCATCTCGGCGACGGGCACCGAACGACTCGCTCACTTCCCCCGGTACCTCGATGGCATGCTCGATCGGCTGAAGATGCTGTCGAACGAACCGGGCAAGGATCGGGCACGGATGACCGAGTACGAGAGGGTCTCGAAGGCCTTCGAGGATGCCGGGGGCACGATCCCGCTCCCCACCGGCGCCGCCCCCGCACTCGTGGAGGTGCGCTGGCTGCTCGAGGAATACCGGATCAGCGTTTTCGCGCAGCGCCTCGGCACCGCACAGCCGGTGTCTCCGCAGCGCATAGCAAAGATCCTGCGAGAGAACTGACAACGGCGTCACGGAGCGTCACGCGAATTGGCGTTCGGCCCGCCGATCAGGTGGAATTGTCTCCTACCCTCCTTCTCTTCCCCCGAAAGGGGCCTTCAGCATTCCCATGATCACCATCGAGCACGTCAGCCGAGCCTTCGGCGGCACCCGCGCACTCGCAGATGTGTCGCTCGAGATCGGCCGCGGCCAGATCTTCGGCGTCGTCGGCCAGTCGGGGGCGGGCAAATCGACCCTGCTGCGCACCGTGAACGCGCTGGAGCGCCCTGATTCCGGCAGTGTCACTGTCGACGGCGTGCAGGTCTCGCACCTGACAGGGCAGGAGCTGCGCGCCGCGCGGCACGGAATCGGCATGGTGTTCCAGCATTTCAATCTGATCGGCAACCGCACCGTGGCGCAGAACGTCGAGTTCGCGCTGGAGGCCGTCGGTCGTGGCCGCGGCGACCGTGCGCAGGAGGCGCGGGAGATGCTCGATCTGGTGGGTCTCGCCGCGCGCGCCGACGCCTACCCTGCTCAGCTCTCCGGCGGTCAACGTCAGCGTGTCGGAATCGCCCGCGCGTTGGCGTCGCGTCCGAGCGTGCTGCTCTCGGACGAGGCCACCAGCGCGCTCGATCCGGACACCACGCGTCAGATCCTCGCGCTGATGCGGCGCCTCTCCGGCGAGCTGGGACTCACGATCATGCTGATCACGCATGAGATGGCGGTCGTGAAGCAGATCTGCGACGCCGCCGCGCTCCTCGAGCACGGCAAGATCATCGAGCAGGGCACCCTCACCGACCTGATCCGCACGCCAGGCAGCCGCCTCGCACGCGATCTGTTCCCGCTCGGCGAGGTGCCGGACATTCCCGGCTCCGTTGTCATCGATCTCACATTCGCCGGCGAGGAGGCGCAGAAGCCGACCATCGCGCTGCTCTCGCGTGCGCTGGACCTGGATGTCTCCATCCTCGGCGCCACGATCGAGAACATCGGCGGCGCACAGGCAGGACGCACGCGCCTCGCGTTGCCGGCCGATCCTGCGATCGTCGCCCGCGCGGAGGCGTTCCTCGCGGAGCACAGCGTCGCCGTCGAGGTGGTGAAGGCAGCATGATCGACTACACCTCCCCCGACTTCTGGCCGCAGCTCTTCGACACGATGCTCAAGGGCACGCTCGAGACGCTCTGGATGACGGGCGTGGCGATCCTGTTCACGATCATCGTCGGCCTCCCGCTCGGTATCGTCCTGGTCGGCACCGAGAAGGGGCGGTTCCTTTCCGCTCCCCTCGGCTCCCCAGCTCTCGGCGTCACCATCAACCGCGTCCTCGGATTCATCGTGAACCTCGGTCGTTCGGTGCCGTTCATTGTGCTGATGATCGCGTTGATACCGCTGACCCGCCTGCTGCTGGGCTCATTCATCGGCACGGGCCCCGCGATCTTCCCTCTCACCCTCATCGCGATCCCGTTCTTCGCCCGCGTGGTCGAGATCGCCGTCAAGGAGGTCGATTCGGGCCTGCTGGAAGCGGCGGACTCCATCGGCGCCACGCGCTGGCAGCTCGTCCGCCGCGTCATCCTCCCCGAGACGGCACCGGCGATCGTGCTCGGCATCGCAACCACGATCACTTCGATCATCAACTTCTCCGCGATGGTCGGCGTGGTCGGCGGTGGCGGACTCGGCAATGTCGCGCTCACGTACGGATTCCAGCGCTACAGCTGGGTGCACATCGTCGCCGTCGTCGTCGTGCTGTTCGTGATCGTGCTGCTCGTGCAGTGGGCATGCAATGCGCTCGCACGGTCACTCGACCATGCGAACAGGGCATCGCATGCCGCCGACGTCATCGGCGCCGACGCCTGACACCCTGCATCCCGTCCCCTCTGCATCCCTTCACACAGACATCAAAAGGAGCACCACCATGTCCTTCTCCTCCCTCGCCCGCGGCGTCGCCATCGTCGCAGCCGGTGCACTCGCGCTCGGCCTCACCGCCTGCGCCGGCTCCGCGCCCGCTCCCGCTGAGGACGGCTCGGAAGGACTCGGCACGCTGAAGGTCGGCGCGCTGCCCGTTCCCGCCGGCGACATCCTGAAGTGGGTCTCCGACAACCTCGCCGAGGATGCCGGACTCACGATCGAATGGCAGGAGTTCACCGACTACAACACTCCGAATCCTGCGCTCTCTGACGGTTCGGTCGACGCGAACCTGTTCCAGAACTCGACGTTCCTCGAGACGTACAACGAGCAGTCCGGCGACGATCTGATCTCGGTCGGCGAGATCTACCTCCCCGCCGCCGCGTTCTACAGCGAGAAGCTCGACAGCCTCGACGACCTCGACAAGGGCGCCACCATCGCGATCCCGAACGACCCGACGAACGAGGGACGCGCGCTGAAACTTCTCGCCGCCGAGGGCATCATCGAGATCTCAGACGGCGCCACCACGCTCGCCGAGATCACCGAGAACCCGAAGGATCTGCAATTCGTCGAGATCGAGAACGCGTCGCTCGCGCTGGCCCTTCCCGACAACGACGCCGCGTTCGTGACCGCGTCGTTCGCGATCCCGGCCGGGCTCTCCGAGGATCAGGCGATCCTGCTCGAGGGCACCGACAGCAAGTACTACAACATCCTCGCGACGCGCGCGGACATGAAGGATGACCCGCGCATCGAAGCTCTCGTCGAGCTGCTGAACGATGACCGCACCAAGGAGTACATCCTGGAGACCTGGAAGGGCCTGATCGTTCCGGTCGACTGACCTCTCTGCTGTGATGAAGCCCTCGCGCCGTTCGGTGCGGGGGCCTCGTCATTCCAGGTAGCCTGGCCGCATGGCTCGCGCGATCGTTCACACCGAAATCGGCTCCCCTGACGTCCTCCACCTCGTGGAGATCCCCGATCCTGTCGCCGGTTCCGGCGAGGTCGTGGTGAAGATCGAGGCGGCAGGCGTCAACCCGCTCGATGCGAAGCGACGCAGCGGCAAACGTCCCATGCCGCCCATCACCGAACCGCGTCGCGTCGGCTTGGACGGGGCGGGCGTGGTCGATTCCATCGGTGAAGGAGTGACGGAGTTCGCGGTCGGCGACCGAGTCGCGATCGGCGACACCGTCGGAACGTATGCGACGCACCTGGTCGTGCCCGTGGCGCACCTTTCACTCCTTCCGGATGCTGTCACCGCCGCGGAAGGCGCCGCTCTGAGCATCCCGGTGGGAACGGCGTATCAGTGCCTGCGCTCGCTGAGTGTCGGTGAAGGCGACACACTGCTGATCCACGCCGGATCCGGCGCGGTCGGGCAGGCCGCCATCCAGTTCGCGGTCGCGTGGGGCGCGACCGTGATCGCCACCGGTAGCCCCGCGCGTCACGAGCAGCTGCGCGAACTCGGCGCGATTCCCGTCGCATACGGCACCGGCCTTGCCGACCGCGTGCGCACGGCAGCACCGGATGGCGTGACTGTCGCGCTGGACTGCATCGGCACCGACGAGGCTGTCGAGGTGTCGAAGGAACTCGTCAGCGACCACGATCGCATCGCGACGATCGTCCGCGGGCCGGACGCCGCAGCCCTCGGCATCCGCGCCTTCAGTGGTGGTGCTCCCACTCCGCTGACGGAGCAGGAACTCGCGTGGCGTCACGAAGGCGTCGACGTCGCGATCGCCTTGATCGCGGCGGGCGATTTCCAGATCGAACTCGGTGCCGAACTACCTCTCTCGGAGGCGGCGCAGGCGCACGAGCTGATCGAGGCGCATGCCGCTCGAGGCAAGATCACGCTGGTGCCGTGACCTCTGTGCGCGTCGAGTCGGGCCGTGCTTCGCTCGCGGTGGAAGACACCGGTCCGCGCGATGGGACGACGGTGCTGCTGCTGCACGCCGGCGTGACGGACAAGCGCTCCTGGGCACCCCGTGGTGGATCGTCTGGGTACAGCCGTCCGTTGCATCCGCTACGACAGGCGAAGCTACGGCGAGACGGAGTACAGCCCTGAGGACGGCTGGTCACCTGTGGCTGACACCGTCGCCGTGTTGGATGCCTCTGAGGCGGACACGGTGATCGCGATCGGCAGCTCGATCGGCGGCAGGACAGCGATCGACCTCGCGCTGGCGCATCCGGAGCGCATCTCAGCGCTCGTGCTGATCGCCCCCGCGATCAGTGGTGCCCCTGAGCCGGAACTCGAACCCCTGGTCGAAGCGCTTGACGCCGAGATCGACGCCGCCGATGCAGTGGCGGATCTCGACGCCGTCAACCGGCTGGAAGCGCACCTCTGGTTTGACGGACCCGGGCACGAGGGGCGCGTGAACGGCCCCATCCGCGACCTCTTCCTGGATATGAACGCGCGCGCCATCTCCGCGATCGACCCCGGCACGTCGGGAGACGCATTGGACGCCTGGTCCCGACTCGACCGGATCACCGTACCGATCCTGTTCCTCGTCGGCAGCCTCGACCTGTTGCATATCCGCGAACGGGCACGCGAGGCTGCCGCTTCCGTTCAGAACGGGCAGTTCGTGGAGCTTCCCGATTCCGCTCACCTGCCGCATCTGGAGGGTTCGCCCTCGGCGCTGGACGCCATCGCGGAGTTCCTCGCGCTCCGCGGGTGATTCCGCCGCTCACGCGGCAGCGCGCGCCTCGTCCCGCAGACGTGCGCCCTCACGAAGCGCCGGCACCAGCTCACTACCCCAGTCGCGCACGTCGCCCAGCGGATCGAAGCCGCGGATGAGGAATCGCGTGACGCCGAGGTCGTAGTACTTCAGCAGAGCTTCTGCGACCTGTTCGGGCGTGCCCACCGGCGCGGTGGAATTGCCGGCTGGGCCGGTGAGGCGGGTGATCCCGGTCCACAGCCGCTCGTCGTGCACGTCGCCGCGTTTCGCGATCTGCTGCAGGCGATCGGCCGACACCGCGTTCCGCCTCCGGTTCACGCGATCGGGCGAAGGACAGTGTGTTGCCGTCCTTCTGCGCCGCGATCAGCTCTTCGGTCTCGGCGTAGATCCGGTCGGCCTTCGCCCACGCCGCCTCTTCGGTGTCGGCGACGATCGGTCGCG
The DNA window shown above is from Microbacterium murale and carries:
- a CDS encoding thioredoxin domain-containing protein — protein: MTNRLANTLSPYLRSHADNPVDWFPWGADAFAEAQRRDVPLLISIGYSTCHWCHVMARESFSDPETAALINDGFVAIKVDREEHPDVDGAYMAAASAFTQNLGWPLTAFATPQGRTFYAGTYWPPSARGGLPGFTDVLAAVREAWTLRREQAIESADAVAEALASAAAVVPSPLPSAAALAAAAASIAAREDEVHGGFGGAPKFPVATTLRFLQAPLVRRDAPEAAAAAGRALAAMSASDLRDTVDGGFFRYATQRDWTVPHYERMLTDNAQLLDVAVASGGEATARGIAGFLLGVLRREGGAFGAAQDSESWIDGQRNEGGYYLAADRTSLEPPAIDGKVITGWNGLAIGALARAGAALGVPDWVDAAAAAASFVLATNRSAEGRLVRASLERAASPAVATLADLGLLAEGLFALAAASGEVSWAVTARELVDDALGDGVVVDPVLAAQGVASAPDQTDGDLPSGVSALAAAALAAWRLGGGERYREAPEELVQAHAASALQHPFGHGSLLAVAAGLVEPPRQLVVVADDRSGALAVASRGVDADVIAVVTPAQARAFAEAGFELFEGKDASSDLAYDCRAFVCRLPTGDAAELVRER
- the msuE gene encoding FMN reductase, producing MTAPYRIVAVSGSLHEPSKTTALLRAIAAAVAERAEVEVQMIELTAVGPALAGALRRDHLPASVEAQLVAIEQADLLIVGSPVYRASFTGLFKHLFDFVGQYALVGKPVLLAATGGGERHALIIEHQLRPLFAFFQALTLPLGVYASDTDFDGYVINSEILQARISLAAERALPLVGYAASRTAEALVG
- a CDS encoding aldo/keto reductase; translated protein: MTIPTVTLNDGNSIPQLGYGVFKVPPADTERTVSEALEIGYRHIDTAAIYGNEEGVGAAIAKSGIARDELFITTKLWNDRHDGDEPNAAIAESLEKLGLEHVDLYLVHWPTPGKDNYVHAFAKLIELRDAGLTRSIGVSNFLAEHLERVVNETGVTPAVDQIELHPAYQQRETVAWAADHGIRIESWGPLGQGKYDLFGTPAVADAAAAHGKTPAQVVLGWHLQKGTIVFPKSVRAERLRENLDVFDFTLTDAEIAAIDGLDPLDGSGRVGTHPNEFD
- the hrpA gene encoding ATP-dependent RNA helicase HrpA, producing MSSADLVITYPPELPVSAARDEIADAIRDNQVVVVAGATGSGKTTQLPKICLELGRTNIAHTQPRRLAARTIAERVAEELQVELGGVVGYKVRFTDKVSDATKVALMTDGILLNEIHRDRLLRRYDTIIIDEAHERSLNVDFLLGYLTRILPERPDLKVIITSATIDPASFAKHFATPGGEPAPVIEVSGRTYPVEIRYRAPSEDESEDEVSAIVIALRELDREAPGDVLVFLPGEAEIRDAADAVRAAYASSKAPVEVLPLYGRLSAAEQHRVFEPSRVTGVRRRVILATNVAETSLTVPGIKYVVDTGTARISRYSNRSKVQRLPIEPISQASANQRSGRAGRTSDGIAIRLYGEDDFDKRAEFTEPEVLRTSLASVVLQMLSLGFGDISAFPFLTPPDSRGIKAAFDLLTELGAVDLGRDTPRLTRVGRDIARMPIDPRFARMLLEAQKSGVTDPVLAIVAGLTIQDVRERPSQEAPQAVRDAADRMHARFTDPTSDFLATLNLWNHLREQQRKLGSSAFRRLCRSEHLNYVRVREWFDVHRQLRSLVKAAPASKNEGAADPDAIHRALLSGLLSQIGILDERNTKTPPKGQTKSQKDPKRRIAEYRGARGIRFSIFPGSGLRKQSPQAVMAAEIVETSRTFARTVAAIDPAWAESLAGDLAKRSVSEPHWSKDAGAAVAFEKVTLFGVEIIPRRRIQFARIDRAASRELFVRHALVEGEWDPTRLDKRVSAFWRSNGELRKRLEKLEERERRRDILAGDEEVFRFYDERIPAEVFDVRSFESWWRETLQKTPKLLVMRERDLIEDEERADQNDFPTRWTQGDQVLGLAYRFEPGADDDGVSVVVPLALLAQIENRGFDWQVPGLRADLVTALLRALPKTIRRHVVPAADWADKFGETLAPEGPENHGGLPQRSLKEALARMIQPLANQPVSAADFDDERVPGHLRMNFRAVDERGRVAGSARDLGDLQRSLSDRARASVARSISRPERTGARPGTGAVAAASAAPQAQARGAIEQNGLTGWTFGDLPEVLDTKVAGGVVRGYPAIIDQGKTVSVRVEATADAATAATRDGVLRLVLLNVPSPASYVQQHLTAQEKLALAASPYSSAAALIEDARAAVVRAALPVDPIRTEAEFVRARDAVNNTLVDQLFATVSLVARVLTKSRDVERGIKTENSLALLGPLNDIRSQLSGLLHPGFISATGTERLAHFPRYLDGMLDRLKMLSNEPGKDRARMTEYERVSKAFEDAGGTIPLPTGAAPALVEVRWLLEEYRISVFAQRLGTAQPVSPQRIAKILREN
- a CDS encoding methionine ABC transporter ATP-binding protein, which encodes MITIEHVSRAFGGTRALADVSLEIGRGQIFGVVGQSGAGKSTLLRTVNALERPDSGSVTVDGVQVSHLTGQELRAARHGIGMVFQHFNLIGNRTVAQNVEFALEAVGRGRGDRAQEAREMLDLVGLAARADAYPAQLSGGQRQRVGIARALASRPSVLLSDEATSALDPDTTRQILALMRRLSGELGLTIMLITHEMAVVKQICDAAALLEHGKIIEQGTLTDLIRTPGSRLARDLFPLGEVPDIPGSVVIDLTFAGEEAQKPTIALLSRALDLDVSILGATIENIGGAQAGRTRLALPADPAIVARAEAFLAEHSVAVEVVKAA
- a CDS encoding methionine ABC transporter permease, which codes for MIDYTSPDFWPQLFDTMLKGTLETLWMTGVAILFTIIVGLPLGIVLVGTEKGRFLSAPLGSPALGVTINRVLGFIVNLGRSVPFIVLMIALIPLTRLLLGSFIGTGPAIFPLTLIAIPFFARVVEIAVKEVDSGLLEAADSIGATRWQLVRRVILPETAPAIVLGIATTITSIINFSAMVGVVGGGGLGNVALTYGFQRYSWVHIVAVVVVLFVIVLLVQWACNALARSLDHANRASHAADVIGADA
- a CDS encoding MetQ/NlpA family ABC transporter substrate-binding protein, translating into MSFSSLARGVAIVAAGALALGLTACAGSAPAPAEDGSEGLGTLKVGALPVPAGDILKWVSDNLAEDAGLTIEWQEFTDYNTPNPALSDGSVDANLFQNSTFLETYNEQSGDDLISVGEIYLPAAAFYSEKLDSLDDLDKGATIAIPNDPTNEGRALKLLAAEGIIEISDGATTLAEITENPKDLQFVEIENASLALALPDNDAAFVTASFAIPAGLSEDQAILLEGTDSKYYNILATRADMKDDPRIEALVELLNDDRTKEYILETWKGLIVPVD
- a CDS encoding quinone oxidoreductase family protein, which translates into the protein MARAIVHTEIGSPDVLHLVEIPDPVAGSGEVVVKIEAAGVNPLDAKRRSGKRPMPPITEPRRVGLDGAGVVDSIGEGVTEFAVGDRVAIGDTVGTYATHLVVPVAHLSLLPDAVTAAEGAALSIPVGTAYQCLRSLSVGEGDTLLIHAGSGAVGQAAIQFAVAWGATVIATGSPARHEQLRELGAIPVAYGTGLADRVRTAAPDGVTVALDCIGTDEAVEVSKELVSDHDRIATIVRGPDAAALGIRAFSGGAPTPLTEQELAWRHEGVDVAIALIAAGDFQIELGAELPLSEAAQAHELIEAHAARGKITLVP
- a CDS encoding alpha/beta fold hydrolase, producing MDRLGTAVRCIRYDRRSYGETEYSPEDGWSPVADTVAVLDASEADTVIAIGSSIGGRTAIDLALAHPERISALVLIAPAISGAPEPELEPLVEALDAEIDAADAVADLDAVNRLEAHLWFDGPGHEGRVNGPIRDLFLDMNARAISAIDPGTSGDALDAWSRLDRITVPILFLVGSLDLLHIRERAREAAASVQNGQFVELPDSAHLPHLEGSPSALDAIAEFLALRG